A stretch of DNA from Thalassospiraceae bacterium LMO-SO8:
GCGGCGGGCTCGGCGCCCCCGTCCCTGGCCGGCAAGACGCTGGTGATGATCTTTGAAAAGCCGTCGACCCGCACCCGCGTGTCGTTCGAGGTCGCGATCCAGCAACTGGGCGGCCGCGCCGTCGTGCTGTCGGGCAATGAATCGCAACTCGGCCGCGGCGAAACGGTGGCCGATACGGCGCGCGTGCTGTCGCGCTATTGCGACGTCATCATGATCCGCACGGACGATCCGCAGAAACTTCACGATCTGGCCGAATACGCCACCGTGCCGGTGATCAACGGCCTGACCGACGCCTCGCACCCGTGCCAGATCATGGCCGACATCATGACCTATGAGGAACATCGGGGTGGGATCAAGGGCCGCACCGTGGCCTGGGCCGGCGACGGCAACAACGTCGCCGCGTCGTGGATTCACGGGGCCGCGCGGTTCGGTTACCAGTTGCGCCTGGCCTGCCCCGAGGCGCTGTCCCCCAATCCCGACCTGGTGGCCTGGGCGGCGGGCGAGGGCGCGGATGTTCAGGTGACCGAAGACGCCGACGCGGCGGTCGCCGGGGCGGATCTGGTCGTTACCGACACCTGGGTGTCCATGGGCGACGCCGACGCGGGGTCGCGCCACAACCTGCTGACGCCCTACCGTGTGGACGATCGCCTGATGAAGCTGGCCGCGCCCGATGCCCTGTTCATGCATTGTTTGCCCGCGCACCGCGGCGAGGAAGTGACCGAATCCGTGATCGACGGGCCCCAGTCCGTGATCTGGGACGAGGCCGAAAACCGCCTGCACGCGCAGAAGGGTATCCTGGCCTGGTGTCTGGGCGACGTCTGACCGGATCTTCCGAACGATGGTGAAGGACGCCCCTCATGTTTGACGAAGCGGGCATCCGCGACCTGGAACGCCGGGCCGCCGACTGCTGGCCGCCGTTCAGCCAGGGCATTCTGGAAGGCTGGCAACTGCGCTTTTCCGAAGGCGTGTCACGGCGCGCCAATTCCGTTCTGGCGCTTGAGGAGACGGGGGAGAGCGCCCTCGACCTGCGTATCGACGCGGCGGAAAAATTCTACCGTCAGCGCGGCCTGCCCTGCCGGTTTCAGATTTCCGGCGCCGTCGCGCCGCGCGGCCTGGACGCGGCGTTGGAACGCCGCGGCTACGCCATCGAGGCGCGCACCCTGGTCATGACCGCCGACGCCGCGTCCGTGGTGGAAAACCTGGCCGATCGACAGGCGATCCGTTTTCGCGCGCGTCTGTTTTCCGGCCCCACGGGGGCGTGGTTTCAGGTCTACGGCGGCGGCCTGGCGCAGGGCCGCGAACGCGGCCTGCGTTGCCGCCTGGCCGAAGGCCTGCCGGCGCCGCGGGCCTATGCGGTGGTCGACGACGGGTCCGAGCCCGCCGCCGTGGGGGCCGCCGTGATCCGCGACGATTGGGCGCTGATCCTGTGCATGGCGACGCGGGACGGGTTTCGCCGACGGGGACATGCCGCGCGGGTGCTGGCCGCGCTTGCCGCCTGGGCCGCCGATACGGATCGAAACCGACGCCTGTTCCTACAGGTGGAATCGGACAATCGTCCCGCCATGGCGCTTTATCACTTGGCGGGCTTCCAAGCCGCGCATACCTATTATTATCGGACACAGACACAAGCCGCCTCAAACGATGCCCTCCCCGACACCGCCGACCGAGACAATGCCTGACGCCGCTCTTTCCCTCGACGACGTTGTTCAGCCGTTCCATGTGGACGCACTGGGCGTCAACGGGCGCGTCGTGCGCCTGGGGCCGATCCTCGACCGGCTGGTCGCGCCGCACGACTATCCGCCGGCCGTCGCCGACCTATTGGCGCAGGTCGTGGTGCTGGCGGCGACGCTGTCCAGCGTGCTCAAGTTCGACGGCGTGTTCACCTTGCAGGTTCAGGGCGATGGCCCGGTCGGCCTGGTCATGGCCGACGTGACCTCGGCCGGCGGGGTGCGCAGCTATGCCCGTTATGACGCGGACCGCCTGGCGGCGCTCGATTCCTCGGGCGCCCAGGGGGCGCCGGTTCCGGCGCTGCTCGGGTCTGGGTATCTCGCCTTCACGGTCGACCAGGGGCCGGACACGGACCGCTATCAGGGTATCACCGAACTGGTGGGGGCGAGCCTGGCCGACTGCGCCCATGATTATTTCCGCCAATCCGAACAGCTGGAAACCGCGATTCTCCTGGCGTCCGGCACCGATCCGCTGGCCGCCGGGGCGATCATGGTGCAGCGCCTGCCGGACAGACGCGGCGCCGACAAGGACGAGGCCGAGGAAGCCTGGCGCCGGGCGGTGATTCTGATGAGCAGCCTGTCGTCGGGCGAACTGCTTGACCCGGCGGTGACCACGGACCGGCTGCTCTATCGCCTTTACCATCAGGACGGGGTACGGGTGACCGAAGGCCGGCCCGTGAAACAGTCCTGCCGCTGTTCCCGGGACAAGGTCGAAATGACCCTGCGTTCCTTCCCGCAGGCGGAAATCGAGGACATGGCCGAGGACGGCAAGGTCACGGTAACCTGTGAATTCTGCCGCACGGACTATGTCTTCGGCCCGGACCAGATCGAAGCCCTGTACCGGGATTGATGTCGCTGTCCGTCTTGGCGGCGAGGATAATTCGGCCCATGCCTTGATCCTGACACAGGGCATGCTCAGTATGGCGGGCACCGGGGAACCCATTGGAGCGAGGAAACGACGACCGATGACCTTCACCAGATCACTGACCACCGCCCTTGTCGCCGGCCTTGTCGCGCTGGGCGGTTGCACCACGCCGGACCCCAGCGTCAACCTGCCGGAAATCACCTTTCAGCATGCGCCGGCCTTGAACCTTGCCGTCGACCGGGTCGAAATCGTCGATGTTCACAAGGCGCCCCTTGCGCCGCCCAACGTGGAACACAAGATGCAGACGCCTCCGGCCAAGGCGATGGCGATCTGGGGCCGCGACCGGCTCAAGGCCGTGGGCGGTGCCGCCGGGACGGTCGCGCGCCTGACGATCGAACGGGCCCAGGTGACCGAAACCAAGCTGCCGCGCACCCAGGGCATTAAGGGGGCCTTCACGACCGATCAGGATGCCCGATACGACCTGGAGATGTCGGCCATGATCGAGGTGTTCGATCCCCAGGGCCGGCGCGTCGGTCATGCGGCGGCGCGGGCCACCCGCAACCAGACCGTGCCCGAGGACGTGACTCTGAACGACCTGAACAAGACCTGGTTCGCGATGATGGAGGCCGCCCTCAAGGATTTCGACCACGAAATGGAAACCAACATGCGCCGCTTCCTCGGCAACTGGATGCGCTGACTCGCCGTCCCGCGCGTCTGGGGACTTGACCCGGCGGGCGCGGCTCCGCACCATGTGCCCGGGCTGCCAATGTCCGGCGCGCATCCATAATCCCGCGATATCCCGTTCCCTCCCTGCCGGAAGGCTTTCATGCTGACCTTCACCGCCGCCTGCTTCTTCCTGTTCATCACGCCGGGGCCGGGGGTGCTGTCGTTGGCCGGTGTCGGGTCGGGCTTCGGTTTCGCCCAGGGACGGCGCTACATGATCGGCCTGTTCCTGGGCACCAACTTCGTGGCGCTGGCCGTGGTCACGGGCCTGGCCGCCGCCGTGTTGGCGGTGCCGCATGTGCGCACGGTGCTGCTTTATGCGTCCGCCGCTTATCTTCTGTATCTGGCGCTGCGCATCGCCTTCGCCGGATCGAAGATCGCCTTCATCGAACGCCAGTCCGCGCCGGGGGTGATGGGGGGGCTCATGTTGCAGGCGATCAACCCAAAGGCCTATGCCGTGAACACGGCCTTTTTCTCGGGCTTCGCCTTCATGCCGGACAATCTGGCCATGGAGCTTGCGATCAAGTTCGCGGTCATGAACGCGCTTTGGGTCTGCATCCATTTCCTCTGGCTGTGGGCCGGGGTGACCCTACACCGCCTGGACCTGCCGAAACGCACCCAGTTCGCCATTAATGTCGCCATGGCCTTGTCCATGCTGGCGGTCGTCGCGCTCGCCGTCATCGCGCAGCGGTAAACAGGACAACGCCGTACGCAAACGCTTAGGGGCCTTCGGGTAAGCGTGAAACCAATCGCAACCGCGGATCGGCGGGCACAGAATTGCCCGACAGCGCAGGACATGCCCTGCGCACCCTTAACCCGATAATCCGAGGAATTTTCATCATGATCCGCAAACTAACCCTGTCCGCCGCCCTGGCGGTCCTCACGACAGGCGCTGTCTTGGCCGCCGATTTGACACCGGGCACGATTCTGGGAACCGACCACAAATCCATCGCCGCCGCCTTGGCCGCGCAGGGATATGACCTGGTCAAATTCGAACAGGAACACGGCCGTATCGAGGTCAAGGCCATGAAGAACGGTCAGCGCTGGGAACTGAAGCTCGACGCCAAAACCGGCAAGATCACGGAAGTAAAGGCCGACGACTGATGTCCGGCAAGTCCGAAGAGGCGGGGAGGCAAAGCGCCCCCGCCTGGGACCCTGTGGTCCGCCTGACCCACTGGTGTATCGCGCTCGCTGTGGTGCTCAACGGCCTGATCGTCGAGGACGAATCGCTGATCCACATCTGGATCGGCTATGCCGCCATCGCCTTCCTGGTGCTGCGTCTCCTCTGGGGCGTCATCGGCACGGAAGAGGCGCGGTTCACGTCGTTCCCGCCGAGCCTCGCCGGCGCCAAGGAACATCTGTCCGACCTGCTCACCGGGCGGCGGCGGCCGCATCGTTCGCACAATCCTCTGGGCGCGCTCATGGTCTATGCGCTTTGGGGCACGCTGATCGTCGTCGCGGTCACGGGCGTGATGATGGAAAGCGATCCGTTCCCGGCCACGGGCGGCGGGCTCGGCGACGGATTCATGGCCATTTTCCGTGAATACGAGCGCGCTTCCGGCGGCAGCGAATTCCTTGAGGAGATTCACGAGGCCGCGGCCAACATGTTACTGTTCCTCGCCGTGGTCCATGTCGGTGGCGTGCTGATGGAATCTTGGCTTACTGGAGTCAATCTGGTTCGGGCCATGGTGAAGGGCGGCAAGAGAATGCAAGACGGCGGATGAGCGACGACACGATTTCCCAACCGGCGCGGCAGGCAGTTAGCCGCCGCGTCGCCCTGCTTTCCGCCCTGCTTGCGGTGCAGGTGCTCTGCGCCGTGTTCTTCGTCGCCGACGTGGTCGACGATTTCCGGATGGGCGGCATCACGCCGCACACCCTGTTCGAAGGGGCCGTCGCCGCGGCCCTTTTCGTCGGCGTCGTCCTGGGCGGGCGCGAGATGCGCCGCACCCTTGAGCGCAACCGCCAGGCCGAGGACGCGGCGACCGCGGCGTCCGGCGCCTTCGCCCAACTGATCGAACGGCGGTTCGCCGACTGGTCCCTGACGGGGGCGGAGGCCGAGGTCGCCCTTTTGGCGCTCAAGGGCTTCGACGTCGCCGAGATTTCCGGAATCCGCGGCACCGCCGAGGGCACGGTGCGC
This window harbors:
- the argF gene encoding ornithine carbamoyltransferase, with protein sequence MSALRHFLDLDRTDAGTLRRILDRAAAMKKNGAAGSAPPSLAGKTLVMIFEKPSTRTRVSFEVAIQQLGGRAVVLSGNESQLGRGETVADTARVLSRYCDVIMIRTDDPQKLHDLAEYATVPVINGLTDASHPCQIMADIMTYEEHRGGIKGRTVAWAGDGNNVAASWIHGAARFGYQLRLACPEALSPNPDLVAWAAGEGADVQVTEDADAAVAGADLVVTDTWVSMGDADAGSRHNLLTPYRVDDRLMKLAAPDALFMHCLPAHRGEEVTESVIDGPQSVIWDEAENRLHAQKGILAWCLGDV
- a CDS encoding helix-turn-helix transcriptional regulator, yielding MSDDTISQPARQAVSRRVALLSALLAVQVLCAVFFVADVVDDFRMGGITPHTLFEGAVAAALFVGVVLGGREMRRTLERNRQAEDAATAASGAFAQLIERRFADWSLTGAEAEVALLALKGFDVAEISGIRGTAEGTVRAQLARIYAKAGVASRSQFVCLFIDDLLAAPITA
- a CDS encoding LysE family translocator — encoded protein: MLTFTAACFFLFITPGPGVLSLAGVGSGFGFAQGRRYMIGLFLGTNFVALAVVTGLAAAVLAVPHVRTVLLYASAAYLLYLALRIAFAGSKIAFIERQSAPGVMGGLMLQAINPKAYAVNTAFFSGFAFMPDNLAMELAIKFAVMNALWVCIHFLWLWAGVTLHRLDLPKRTQFAINVAMALSMLAVVALAVIAQR
- a CDS encoding PepSY domain-containing protein, with protein sequence MIRKLTLSAALAVLTTGAVLAADLTPGTILGTDHKSIAAALAAQGYDLVKFEQEHGRIEVKAMKNGQRWELKLDAKTGKITEVKADD
- a CDS encoding Hsp33 family molecular chaperone HslO; the protein is MPDAALSLDDVVQPFHVDALGVNGRVVRLGPILDRLVAPHDYPPAVADLLAQVVVLAATLSSVLKFDGVFTLQVQGDGPVGLVMADVTSAGGVRSYARYDADRLAALDSSGAQGAPVPALLGSGYLAFTVDQGPDTDRYQGITELVGASLADCAHDYFRQSEQLETAILLASGTDPLAAGAIMVQRLPDRRGADKDEAEEAWRRAVILMSSLSSGELLDPAVTTDRLLYRLYHQDGVRVTEGRPVKQSCRCSRDKVEMTLRSFPQAEIEDMAEDGKVTVTCEFCRTDYVFGPDQIEALYRD
- a CDS encoding GNAT family N-acetyltransferase; its protein translation is MFDEAGIRDLERRAADCWPPFSQGILEGWQLRFSEGVSRRANSVLALEETGESALDLRIDAAEKFYRQRGLPCRFQISGAVAPRGLDAALERRGYAIEARTLVMTADAASVVENLADRQAIRFRARLFSGPTGAWFQVYGGGLAQGRERGLRCRLAEGLPAPRAYAVVDDGSEPAAVGAAVIRDDWALILCMATRDGFRRRGHAARVLAALAAWAADTDRNRRLFLQVESDNRPAMALYHLAGFQAAHTYYYRTQTQAASNDALPDTADRDNA
- a CDS encoding cytochrome b/b6 domain-containing protein, coding for MSGKSEEAGRQSAPAWDPVVRLTHWCIALAVVLNGLIVEDESLIHIWIGYAAIAFLVLRLLWGVIGTEEARFTSFPPSLAGAKEHLSDLLTGRRRPHRSHNPLGALMVYALWGTLIVVAVTGVMMESDPFPATGGGLGDGFMAIFREYERASGGSEFLEEIHEAAANMLLFLAVVHVGGVLMESWLTGVNLVRAMVKGGKRMQDGG